The Lentzea guizhouensis genome contains a region encoding:
- a CDS encoding endo-1,4-beta-xylanase, which translates to MMLRLPRVLAIAAAAAVMVASQAVPASAAGPLKNTTNRWVGSAVAAGPLADEADYRAVLTREFDSVTPENEMKWGVVEATRGQYDWSGADAIVSYAKRTGKSVRGHTLVWHSQLPDWVDDLEAGELRSTVKKHIKTTVSRFKGKIRAWDVVIEAFNEDGTRRETVFQQKLGDGYIAEAFRLAHAADPRAKLYINDYNIEGINPKSDAVYELVRSLKKKGVPIEGVGIQTHLALQYGFPTTMRENIERFARLGVDVAITEADVRIPQPTDAAKLEAQADFYEQAWDACHAVRRCVEFTTWGFTDRHSWVPGVFPGEDDACLFDEDLRPKPAYHRINP; encoded by the coding sequence ATGATGTTGCGCTTACCCCGGGTCCTCGCGATCGCGGCGGCGGCGGCCGTGATGGTGGCGAGCCAGGCGGTGCCCGCGTCGGCGGCGGGACCGTTGAAGAACACGACGAACAGATGGGTCGGCAGCGCGGTGGCCGCCGGGCCGCTGGCCGACGAGGCGGACTACCGCGCGGTGCTGACCCGCGAGTTCGACAGCGTCACGCCGGAGAACGAGATGAAGTGGGGCGTCGTCGAGGCGACCCGCGGCCAGTACGACTGGTCCGGCGCCGACGCGATCGTGAGCTATGCCAAGCGGACCGGGAAGTCCGTGCGCGGGCACACGCTCGTGTGGCACAGCCAGCTGCCCGACTGGGTCGACGACCTGGAGGCCGGTGAGCTGCGCAGCACGGTCAAGAAGCACATCAAGACCACGGTCAGCCGGTTCAAGGGCAAGATCCGCGCGTGGGACGTCGTCATCGAGGCGTTCAACGAGGACGGCACCCGCCGGGAGACGGTGTTCCAGCAGAAGCTCGGCGACGGCTACATCGCCGAGGCGTTCCGGCTGGCGCACGCGGCCGACCCGCGGGCCAAGCTCTACATCAACGACTACAACATCGAGGGCATCAACCCCAAGAGCGACGCGGTGTACGAGCTCGTGCGGTCGTTGAAGAAGAAGGGTGTGCCGATCGAGGGCGTCGGCATTCAGACGCACCTCGCGCTGCAGTACGGCTTCCCGACGACCATGCGGGAGAACATCGAGCGGTTCGCGAGGCTCGGCGTCGACGTGGCGATCACCGAGGCCGACGTGCGCATCCCGCAGCCGACCGACGCGGCGAAGCTCGAGGCGCAGGCCGACTTCTACGAGCAGGCCTGGGACGCCTGCCACGCCGTGCGGCGGTGCGTGGAGTTCACGACGTGGGGCTTCACCGACCGGCACTCGTGGGTGCCCGGTGTGTTCCCCGGCGAGGACGACGCGTGCCTGTTCGACGAGGACCTGCGGCCGAAGCCCGCCTACCACCGCATCAACCCCTAG
- a CDS encoding glycoside hydrolase family 43 protein has protein sequence MAQFSNPVLPGSHPDPSVCRVGPDYYLVTSTFEYFPGLPLHHSRDLVHWRLLGHVLDRPSQLPLQGVPASGGLYAPTIRHHDGVFYVVCTLVHGNRESGNFVVTATDPAGPWSEPTWLPEADGFDPSLFFDDDGRAWWTATRLVRPPGETEVWLREFDPVSLSLVGDEHVVWRGALRDAVWPEAPHVYKVDGRYVLLTAEGGTDFEHSVVVATADHVTGPYRGSPLNPVLTHRHLGRDHPVAAAGHADLVCTQNGQWYAVLLATRPYGGYYYNLGRETFLVPVVWEAGGPVFSPGTGRVEESYDVPDLLPHPWPVPPQTDDFDAPELDLAWMFLRTPEEPFVSLTDRPGHLRLRVRPESVTEPVTPSIVVRRQQHRSFHASCALEFTAAGPAEAAGLVLLQNDEHHVRLLLGADREVTLVRRFGGKDEEIARTSVGEGVVRLCLEAVGQDVQALVAAGSEGWRLLGDPFDGRVLSTPVAGGFTGVHIGLYASSEGAPSESWADFDSFTYRGLE, from the coding sequence TTGGCACAGTTCTCGAACCCGGTCCTGCCCGGCTCGCACCCCGATCCTTCGGTGTGCCGGGTGGGACCGGACTACTACCTGGTGACCTCGACCTTCGAGTACTTCCCCGGCCTGCCCCTCCACCACAGCCGGGACTTGGTGCACTGGCGGCTGCTGGGCCACGTGCTCGACCGGCCGTCGCAGCTGCCGTTGCAGGGCGTGCCGGCGTCCGGTGGTCTTTACGCACCGACGATCCGGCACCACGACGGGGTGTTCTACGTTGTCTGCACGTTGGTGCACGGCAACCGGGAGTCCGGCAACTTCGTCGTGACCGCGACCGACCCGGCCGGTCCGTGGTCCGAGCCGACGTGGTTGCCGGAGGCGGACGGGTTCGACCCGTCGCTGTTCTTCGACGACGACGGCCGTGCGTGGTGGACGGCGACCCGGCTGGTGCGCCCGCCGGGTGAGACCGAGGTCTGGCTGCGCGAGTTCGACCCGGTCTCCCTCAGTCTGGTCGGTGACGAGCACGTGGTGTGGCGCGGCGCGCTGCGGGACGCGGTCTGGCCGGAAGCACCCCACGTGTACAAAGTGGACGGCCGCTACGTGCTGCTGACCGCGGAGGGCGGCACGGACTTCGAGCACTCCGTGGTCGTGGCGACGGCGGACCACGTCACCGGCCCGTACCGGGGCTCACCGCTCAACCCCGTGCTGACCCACCGCCACCTCGGCCGCGACCACCCGGTCGCGGCGGCCGGGCACGCGGACCTGGTGTGCACCCAGAACGGCCAGTGGTACGCCGTGCTGCTCGCGACCAGGCCGTACGGCGGCTACTACTACAACCTCGGCCGCGAGACGTTCCTCGTGCCGGTGGTGTGGGAGGCGGGCGGCCCGGTGTTCAGCCCCGGCACCGGCCGGGTCGAGGAGAGCTACGACGTGCCCGACCTGCTGCCGCACCCCTGGCCGGTGCCGCCGCAGACCGACGACTTCGACGCGCCGGAGCTCGACCTCGCGTGGATGTTCCTGCGCACGCCGGAGGAGCCGTTCGTCTCACTCACCGATCGGCCAGGGCACCTGCGGCTGCGCGTCCGGCCGGAGTCGGTCACCGAGCCGGTCACGCCGAGCATCGTCGTGCGGCGCCAGCAGCACCGAAGCTTCCACGCGTCTTGTGCGCTCGAGTTCACGGCGGCCGGACCGGCGGAGGCGGCGGGCCTGGTGCTGCTGCAGAACGACGAGCACCACGTCCGGCTGCTGCTCGGCGCGGACCGCGAGGTCACCCTCGTGCGCCGCTTCGGCGGCAAGGACGAGGAGATCGCGCGGACGTCGGTGGGGGAGGGCGTGGTGCGGCTGTGCCTGGAGGCGGTCGGCCAGGACGTGCAGGCGCTGGTCGCCGCGGGCTCCGAGGGGTGGCGGCTGCTCGGTGACCCGTTCGACGGGCGGGTGCTGAGCACGCCGGTCGCCGGCGGGTTCACCGGCGTCCACATCGGACTGTACGCGTCCTCGGAGGGGGCACCGAGCGAGTCGTGGGCCGACTTCGACAGCTTCACCTACCGGGGCCTGGAGTAG
- a CDS encoding SGNH/GDSL hydrolase family protein, translating into MRRRSFLGAAAVTVVAGSTSTAEASTPRRARERWVGTWASMPQLTEPHNMPPAPFTQDGLVLANATLRQTVRVTIGGRRLRLRFSNAFGGATLPITAVTVALPAGGRAGVSAVEPGSVRRVTFNGSPSADLTPGMLVVSDPLDFPLTAGSNLTVTTYLATGQASNDITSHPGSRTTSHLLAGDHVDAGDLPGATPTDHWYFLSGVEVLAGADASALVVIGDSLTDGRGSTTNGNDRWPDRLADRLRATAARPRAVLNQAAGGNRVLDNGLGPSVLARLDRDLLAQSRVEWLLLFEGVNDIGTAAADQASQQRTAERLIAGYQQVLDRAHAHDLHVYGATLLPFGGSFYDDAGGFRETARQAVNRWIRTSRRFDAVLDFDAVVRDPAAPRQLLTAFDVGDHLHLNPAGYRALAEAVPLRLFH; encoded by the coding sequence ATGCGCAGACGGTCGTTCCTCGGTGCCGCGGCCGTCACGGTCGTCGCCGGATCCACCAGCACCGCGGAGGCGAGCACGCCACGGCGGGCTCGCGAACGCTGGGTCGGCACGTGGGCGTCGATGCCCCAGCTGACCGAGCCCCACAACATGCCGCCGGCGCCGTTCACCCAGGACGGGCTCGTGCTCGCGAACGCGACGCTGCGCCAGACCGTCCGGGTGACGATCGGCGGGCGGCGGCTGCGGTTGCGCTTCTCCAACGCGTTCGGCGGCGCGACCTTGCCGATCACCGCGGTCACCGTCGCGCTCCCCGCGGGGGGCCGGGCCGGCGTGAGCGCCGTCGAGCCCGGTTCGGTACGCCGGGTGACGTTCAACGGCTCGCCCTCCGCGGACCTCACGCCCGGCATGCTCGTGGTGTCCGACCCGCTCGACTTCCCGCTGACCGCCGGGTCGAACCTCACCGTCACCACGTACCTCGCCACCGGGCAGGCGTCGAACGACATCACCTCGCACCCCGGTTCGCGCACCACGTCCCACCTCCTGGCCGGCGACCACGTCGACGCCGGCGACCTGCCCGGCGCCACCCCCACCGACCACTGGTACTTCCTCAGCGGCGTCGAGGTGCTCGCCGGTGCGGACGCCTCCGCGCTCGTCGTGATCGGCGACTCGCTGACCGACGGCCGCGGTTCCACCACCAACGGCAACGACCGCTGGCCGGACCGGCTCGCCGACCGGCTGCGCGCGACCGCCGCACGGCCGCGCGCGGTGCTGAACCAGGCGGCCGGCGGCAACCGGGTGCTGGACAACGGCCTGGGCCCGAGCGTGCTGGCGCGGCTCGACCGCGACCTGCTGGCGCAGAGCCGGGTCGAGTGGCTGCTGCTGTTCGAGGGCGTCAACGACATCGGCACGGCCGCCGCGGACCAGGCGTCCCAGCAGCGCACCGCCGAGCGCCTCATCGCGGGCTACCAGCAGGTCCTCGACCGGGCCCACGCGCACGACCTGCACGTGTACGGCGCGACGCTGCTCCCGTTCGGCGGCAGCTTCTACGACGACGCCGGCGGGTTCCGCGAGACGGCGCGGCAGGCGGTGAACCGGTGGATCCGGACCAGCCGCCGCTTCGACGCCGTGCTCGACTTCGACGCCGTCGTGCGCGACCCGGCCGCGCCGCGACAGCTGCTGACCGCGTTCGACGTGGGAGACCACCTGCACCTGAACCCGGCCGGTTACCGGGCCCTCGCCGAGGCGGTCCCCCTTCGTCTGTTCCACTGA